The Terriglobales bacterium genomic interval ACGAGACCACCTACCTGATCAGCAATTCGCTGGGCGCCATGCCGCGTGCCGTTTACGACTCCATGCACGAGTATGCCGATTCCTGGGCGCATCGCGGCGTCCGTGCCTGGGAAGAAAAATGGTGGATGCTGGCGGCCGAGGTTGGCGACGACATTGGCGCCCTCATGAATGCGCCGGCCGGGACTGTTTCTGTTCATCAGAACGTCACCTTCTGCCAGGCGATTGTGGCCTCGTGCTTCGATTATTCCGGCAAGCGCAACAAAATTGTTTTCAGCGACCTGAATTTTCCTTCGGTCATGTATTTCTGGAACGCGCAGCGCCGCCGGGGCGCGCGTGTCGAGATGGTGCCAACGGACGGTATTCACGTCCCGCTCGACCGCATGCTCTCCGCCATTGACGAGCAGACGCTGCTGGTGCCGATCTCGCACGTCATCTTCCGCAGCGCCTACATCAACGACGCCAAGGCCATCATCGACCGCGCCCACCAGGTCGGAGCGCTGGTCGTGCTGGATACCTTCCAGTCGCTGGGCACGGTGCCGGTGGACGTCCAGGCTCTCCACGCGGATTTCGTATGCGGCGGCGTCTTGAAGTGGCTCTGCGGCGGCCCGGGGGTGGCCTATCTCTACGTCCGGCCTGACCTGGCGTCGGATTTGCAGCCGACATTGACCGGCTGGATTGCCCACGAGCAGCCCTTCGCATTCCAGGTCGGCGAGCAGCGATACAGCAGCGGGCAATATCGCTTCATGAATGGCACCCAAAATATTCCCGCGCTCTATGCGGCACAGCCGGGGGCGCGAATCATCCGCGAAGTCGGTGTCGATAAAATCCGCGCCAAGTCCGTTCGCCAAACGGCCAAGCTGATCGAACTGGCGGAAAAGCGCGGCTGGCGCGTGAATACGCCGCGTGATCCTGAGCGCCGCGGCGGCACCGTATCCATCGATATGCCATTCGCGCAGGAGGTCTGCGCCGAACTCATCAAGCGCAACATCCTGGTGGACTACCGTCCCAACGCCGGCGTGCGCATGTCGCCGCACTTCTATACCAAGGATGAGGAACTGGAAGTCGCCATCCGCGCCGTCGAAGAAATCCTGAGCGCCCGGACCGCCGCCGCCCGATGAACTACCGCGCCGTCTTGTTCGATTTCGACTACACCCTTGCCGATTCCACCCGCGGCATCGCGGAGTGCATCAACTACGCGCTCGCCGAGATGGGATGGCCCGCAGCCTCGGCGGTCGCCATCTCGGAAACCGTCGGCCTTTCACTCTCCGACACGCTCTGTCGTTTGAACCGTTCCGCGACACCGCAGCAGTGCGCCGAATTCTCGCGCCACTTCATTGCCCGCGCCGACCAGGTGATGGTCGCCTCCACCACGCTTTACGACACGACTCGCACCGTCATCCCCGATCTCAAGCAGCGCGGATTGGCGATTGGCGTTGTTTCCACCAAGTACCGTCACCGCATTGAGGGCGTGCTCGAGCGCGAGCGCATGCGGAAATATTTCGACATCATCATCGGTGGCGAAGACGTCGCTCAGCACAAGCCGCATCCCGAGGGCGCGCTGAAAGCCGTGGAAGCGTTGGGTCTCGCCGCGAAGGATATTCTGTACGTCGGCGACAGCGTCGTTGACGCCGAGACCGCCCGCCGCGCCCGGCTTCCTTTCGTCGCCGTTCTCACCGGCGTGACCGTTCAGCACGCTTTCGCCGGCTACGCGCCAATTGCCATCCTCGATTCGCTGGCTCGCGTCCCGGAACTGCTGAACAACCACAGCAGCAGCCGCGAGTAGATACTCCCTATTCAGGTACCCGGCGCTTGACATTTCGCCTTTTATTCGCCAATACTGGGCACGAGAGGAGCGTCCCTCATGGCCCTCACCCGTCGCCAACGGCAGGTTTACGACTTCATCGCCAGCTTCGTGCAGGCGAAAGGCTACTCGCCCTCGTTTGAGGAGATCGGCGGCGGCCTCGGTCTGTCTTCGCTGGCCACCGTGCACAAGCACATCTCCAACCTGGAAAAGAAGGGCCTGCTGAAGCGTGACTACAACCGCAGCCGCTCCATCGACGTGCTGCCGCCGCGCGGCCGCATGAAGCAGACGATGGCGGCGCCGTTCTCTCTTCCTCTGCTCGGACGCATTGCCGCCGGCCAACCCATCGAGGCAGTAGAAAATCCCGAATCCATTTCCCTGCAGGATTTCACCGGCTCCAAGGACGTTTTCGTGCTCCAGGTGCGCGGCGACTCCATGCAGGACGAAGCCATTCTCGACGGCGACTACGTGCTCGTTGAAAAGGTCCAGACCGCCCGCAATGGCGAGATCGTGGTGGCGCTGGTGGACGGCGCCGATACCACGCTGAAGCGTTTCTATAAAGAAGGCGACCGCATCCGGCTGCAACCGTCGAACGCCGCCATGCAGCCGATCGTCGTTGCCGCCGCCGCCGTGCAGTTGCAGGGCCGCGTCATCGGCGTGCTGCGCAAGTACTAGGCGGGCACGCGGCCTGATTTTTTAGTTTGGTAGTTTTTTGAAACCGCCCCAGTTCTTGAAGCCTTCCCCCGTCCCGGTCTGCTGCGGTATAACTTCAGCACGACTCCATGAGCGAGAACAACCACCGTCTCGATTACGTTGAGATTCCCGCCGAGAACATCAAGGCGACGAAGGAATTCTATTCCCGTGTGTTCGGCTGGAAATTTGAAGACTATGGCCAGGAGTACACCAGCTTCCACGACGGCCGCCTGAGTGGCGGCTTCGTCAAGGGCCCGCCGGTCATTAAGGGCGGTCCGCTGCTGGTGGTCTATGCCGACGACCTCGCGCTCACCTATGCCAAGGTAGTCGGTGCCGGCGGCAAGATTTCCAAGTCGACGTTTGAATTTCCCGGCGGCCGCCGCTTTCACTTCATCGATCCCAACGGCAACCAGCTGGCAGTGTGGTCGGATAAGTAGGCTTCCGGCCCACGGCGCAAGCTTCTCGCGTACGAGCCAAGCAAAGAAAAAGCTCGGTTTCCACCGAGCTGTCCTTCCTGGCGCCTGAAGGCCTACGAAGAAATGTGCCGCTCCAGCGCTTTCTCGATCTGCTCCTTGGGCACGTAGCCGACAATCTGTTCCTTGACCTGCCCGCCCTTAAAAATCAGGAGCGTGGGTATGCCGCGGATGCCGTAGCGCTGCGGCGTGGCCGCGTTTTTGTCCACATCCATTTTTCCGACCTTCACCTTGCCGTTATACGAACTGGCCACTTCGTCCACGATCGGAGCCAGTGCGCGGCACGGACCGCACCACGCCGCCCAGAAATCTACGATCACCGGTTGTTCCGACTTCAACACCGTCTGGTCGAAGTTCGCATCCGTCACTTCAAAAATCGCATTATTGCTCGTCGTGCTCGCCATTAATCCTCCAAGAAGAATGCCCGAGTTCTTACCGTCGCCGCAGGTGCCTTTTTCCGGGCACCCTCCTCGCGGCTCAACATCGTAACACTACATTGGATGCACGTCGGTATAAGAAGAAGCAGGGCTCCCCCGGCCGCAAGCTCTGGCCGCAAGCTCCGGGCGCCGCCTCAAAGCCTGCCTTCAACTCGTGGAATAGATGCGGCTTGCCTGGGCCGAGAGATGCCTCCGGGCCGGCGTCAGGGCTCGTTGGAGCGTGAATCGAAGGTTGAGTGGAAGCGGGGGCGATGAAAGCTAGTACGGTTGGCGCTCCACTCTAGCCCGGTTTTGGCCAGAGTGGGAATTTTCTTCGTTCGGTCGACCCTAACGCCTTGCAATTAAAACCCGAAAATGCGACGTCCCGGCTCATCACCGGGACGCCACGGCAGCCCTCCCCCAGAACTGCCTTGCAACGATGGGGATTATGGAGTTTTCGCCTGGGCCTGTAAACGTCACTTCCGTAACCCAAAAGTAATCTCGAAGTAACCCGGGCGACTAACCCGCGAGCGTACTGGGTTCACGGTTTCTGCCTGGCGCGGGTCTCAAGCATATGGAATCTGCCGCTCCCGAAGCCAAGTAAAGATCACCGGCGTCACGATCAAAACGTGCAGCAGAGAGCTGACCATGCCGCCAAGAACGGGCGCGGCCAGCGGCTTCATGAACTCGGCGCCGGTTCGCGTAGACCACAACAGCGGTAAAAGACCCGCGACCACGGTCGCTACCGTCATCACCTTGGGGCGGAGACGCAGCAGCGCGCCTTCCATCACCGCGGCGTGCAAACCTTCCCGAGTCAGCTTTCCATCGACAGCAATCCGTTTTGCGACCGCCTCCTCCAGGTATATGACCATAACCACGCCGGTCTGCACCGCCGTCCCGAACAGCGCGATGAAGCCAACCCACACAGCAACTGAGAAGTTATAGCCCAGTGCTTTGACCAGGAACACGCCGCCGGTCAGCGCAAAAGGCACCGCCAGCAATACGTGGGCTGCTTCTTTCGCCGAGTGGTAAGTCCGCCACAACAGGAAGAAAATGATGCCGATGACGACTGGAATCACGATCTCCAGGCGCTTCTTCGCGCTGATCTGGTTTTCGAACTGACCGCTCCAGTCGACGTAGTAGCCGGCTGGCATCTGCACCTGGCGGGTGACCGCGTTCTTCGCTTCGGCAACGAAGCCGCCAACGTCGCGACCTCGGACGTTCATCAGCACGGTCCCGCGCAGCAGCCCGTTCTCGCTGCTGATCATGGAGGGTCCCATCACCATGCTCATGCTGGATACCTGGCCAAGCGGCACCTGTACGCCGTTTTTTCCTGCCACCAGCACCTCCCGCAGGCCCTCGATATCCTGACGGAAATCACGCGCATAGCGCACCCGCAGTGGGAACCGCTGACGACCCTCGATGGTGGTGGTCAGGTTCTTTCCGCCGATCGCCGTCTCAATGACGTCTTCGGCGTCCTGCACATTGATGCCGTAACGCGCCGCCTTCGGACGGTCTACCTTGATTTCCAGGTACGGAGCA includes:
- a CDS encoding aminotransferase class V-fold PLP-dependent enzyme yields the protein MPDDLLRHRPQFPILDETTYLISNSLGAMPRAVYDSMHEYADSWAHRGVRAWEEKWWMLAAEVGDDIGALMNAPAGTVSVHQNVTFCQAIVASCFDYSGKRNKIVFSDLNFPSVMYFWNAQRRRGARVEMVPTDGIHVPLDRMLSAIDEQTLLVPISHVIFRSAYINDAKAIIDRAHQVGALVVLDTFQSLGTVPVDVQALHADFVCGGVLKWLCGGPGVAYLYVRPDLASDLQPTLTGWIAHEQPFAFQVGEQRYSSGQYRFMNGTQNIPALYAAQPGARIIREVGVDKIRAKSVRQTAKLIELAEKRGWRVNTPRDPERRGGTVSIDMPFAQEVCAELIKRNILVDYRPNAGVRMSPHFYTKDEELEVAIRAVEEILSARTAAAR
- a CDS encoding HAD-IA family hydrolase, translated to MNYRAVLFDFDYTLADSTRGIAECINYALAEMGWPAASAVAISETVGLSLSDTLCRLNRSATPQQCAEFSRHFIARADQVMVASTTLYDTTRTVIPDLKQRGLAIGVVSTKYRHRIEGVLERERMRKYFDIIIGGEDVAQHKPHPEGALKAVEALGLAAKDILYVGDSVVDAETARRARLPFVAVLTGVTVQHAFAGYAPIAILDSLARVPELLNNHSSSRE
- the lexA gene encoding transcriptional repressor LexA, translated to MALTRRQRQVYDFIASFVQAKGYSPSFEEIGGGLGLSSLATVHKHISNLEKKGLLKRDYNRSRSIDVLPPRGRMKQTMAAPFSLPLLGRIAAGQPIEAVENPESISLQDFTGSKDVFVLQVRGDSMQDEAILDGDYVLVEKVQTARNGEIVVALVDGADTTLKRFYKEGDRIRLQPSNAAMQPIVVAAAAVQLQGRVIGVLRKY
- a CDS encoding VOC family protein codes for the protein MSENNHRLDYVEIPAENIKATKEFYSRVFGWKFEDYGQEYTSFHDGRLSGGFVKGPPVIKGGPLLVVYADDLALTYAKVVGAGGKISKSTFEFPGGRRFHFIDPNGNQLAVWSDK
- the trxA gene encoding thioredoxin, giving the protein MASTTSNNAIFEVTDANFDQTVLKSEQPVIVDFWAAWCGPCRALAPIVDEVASSYNGKVKVGKMDVDKNAATPQRYGIRGIPTLLIFKGGQVKEQIVGYVPKEQIEKALERHISS